Proteins encoded in a region of the Paenibacillus pedocola genome:
- a CDS encoding sensor histidine kinase, translating into MIKSLYIRVVLTFLFSVVGGAVIAFFVATWIYEDQLNDNLRVTLLDFGQDVSRIYELLPVREADSFVSGMKQLNSFYVRIYDAKGQLQTLSVLDGHDPLNVTTGQIAEVLKGEAVITRTDGIDPILIGLPLKTEIGTKAMFVEQRAPSSSTFIIKWVLNFLTYSLIAGSLLILVAAMYLIRPIKKLTQATRQITAGDFSVKLNIKQSGELGTLARSFEQMMRELQQLEQMRREFVSNVSHEVQSPLTSISGYALALQQADITDDERSRYLKIIMAEADRMSKMSDSLLKLSVLESQPQPQQRVKFSLDEQLRRVIVALQPQWSARNITFELDLIPAMLIADYDQFNQVWTNIIGNSIKFTPDGGVIAVSILQEIGNVTVRISDTGIGISQEDQQRIFERFFKADRSHSRKYGGSGMGLAIVKQIVLLHQGGIQVESEPGRGTVIIVTLPLIGQHGN; encoded by the coding sequence ATGATTAAATCCTTATATATACGTGTCGTTCTGACCTTTCTGTTCTCCGTAGTCGGGGGCGCAGTCATCGCCTTTTTTGTGGCTACCTGGATATATGAAGATCAATTGAATGACAATCTGCGGGTTACCCTGCTGGATTTTGGCCAGGATGTTTCCAGGATTTACGAGCTATTACCGGTCCGGGAAGCAGACTCGTTCGTCAGCGGGATGAAGCAGCTTAATTCCTTTTATGTCCGTATCTATGACGCGAAGGGACAGCTGCAGACCCTTAGTGTACTTGACGGACATGACCCTCTCAATGTAACTACCGGACAAATCGCGGAGGTACTAAAGGGGGAGGCTGTTATAACCAGGACTGACGGAATTGATCCGATACTCATAGGCCTGCCGCTTAAGACAGAGATAGGGACGAAAGCAATGTTCGTGGAGCAGCGTGCGCCTTCATCGTCCACTTTTATTATTAAATGGGTGCTTAACTTCTTAACTTACTCGTTGATTGCCGGGAGCCTGCTGATTCTGGTGGCCGCCATGTACCTTATCCGTCCGATCAAAAAATTGACACAGGCGACACGGCAGATCACCGCTGGTGACTTCAGCGTTAAGCTGAACATTAAGCAATCGGGGGAACTGGGGACGCTGGCACGCAGCTTCGAACAAATGATGCGCGAGCTGCAACAGCTGGAGCAAATGCGCCGGGAATTCGTATCGAACGTATCTCATGAGGTTCAGTCACCGCTCACTTCGATCTCGGGTTATGCGTTGGCACTTCAGCAAGCAGATATCACAGACGATGAACGAAGCCGTTATCTCAAGATTATTATGGCTGAAGCAGACCGGATGTCCAAGATGAGCGATAGTCTGCTTAAGCTGAGTGTACTTGAATCACAGCCGCAGCCGCAGCAGCGGGTCAAGTTCAGTCTGGATGAACAGCTCAGGCGGGTGATTGTTGCGCTCCAGCCGCAATGGTCAGCACGTAATATTACTTTCGAGCTTGATCTCATACCAGCCATGCTGATAGCCGATTATGATCAGTTCAATCAGGTGTGGACGAATATTATTGGCAACAGCATCAAATTTACCCCGGATGGCGGCGTCATCGCCGTCAGCATCCTACAGGAAATTGGCAATGTAACCGTCCGGATCTCCGATACGGGAATCGGAATTTCGCAGGAGGATCAGCAGCGGATCTTTGAACGCTTTTTTAAGGCAGACCGTTCGCACAGCCGCAAATATGGCGGCAGCGGTATGGGGCTTGCCATCGTAAAGCAGATTGTATTGCTGCATCAAGGCGGTATCCAGGTGGAGAGTGAACCCGGCCGGGGGACGGTTATCATTGTGACCTTACCGCTCATCGGACAGCATGGAAATTAG
- the zwf gene encoding glucose-6-phosphate dehydrogenase — translation MESSTFVLFGATGDLAKRKIYPALYNLFADGKLSGPLSVIGLGRRELSNETFQAQVLDSLRTFSRHPVKDSAELQKFLLAFEYSVLDVGRPEDYTKLLGHVRRREEQLDIPGNRMFYLSVGPEFFGPIAGNIEASGLGDTTGWKRLIIEKPFGRDLQSARELNNSLNAAFKEEEIFRIDHFLGKPMVQNLEVLKYSNPVLRALWQNRYIANVQITAAETVGVEERAGYYDKAGALRDMFQNHMLQLLMMMAMQLPKGSTPEDVRSKKRHVIQSLRPLLKEEVAQHVVRGQYGAGEIKGKEVPAYTAEPGIDASSQNETYIAARLWIDDPMWNEVPFYIRTGKRMKEKSTRIVIEFKEPFNDFHNKNRGEVPMDPNLLVIEIGPGEGISLQLNTKNPRQHGQLEPVSIKHDSANPDLPEAYENLIYDALLGDATFFAHWDEVELSWQWVQPIIEATEEGTLPLHTYASGSYGPDAADELLGEDHWWLDEVTPAELPKQNRLRGFEADVIRPGA, via the coding sequence GTGGAATCATCAACATTTGTGCTTTTTGGCGCTACCGGAGATTTGGCTAAACGCAAAATTTATCCGGCTTTATATAATCTGTTCGCAGATGGCAAGCTTTCCGGTCCTCTCTCTGTGATTGGACTCGGCAGACGGGAGCTCAGCAATGAAACGTTCCAGGCGCAGGTGCTGGATTCACTGCGGACCTTTTCCCGTCATCCGGTAAAAGATTCAGCCGAGCTGCAGAAGTTTCTGCTGGCTTTTGAATATAGCGTGCTGGACGTGGGACGTCCGGAGGATTATACGAAGCTGCTGGGTCATGTGCGCCGCCGTGAAGAACAGCTGGACATTCCCGGTAACCGGATGTTTTATTTGTCTGTCGGTCCTGAATTCTTCGGTCCGATTGCCGGCAATATTGAGGCTAGCGGTCTTGGCGATACTACCGGCTGGAAACGCCTGATCATCGAGAAGCCCTTCGGCAGAGATTTGCAGTCGGCGCGCGAGCTGAATAACAGCCTGAATGCGGCCTTTAAAGAAGAAGAAATTTTCCGGATTGATCACTTCCTCGGTAAGCCGATGGTACAGAACCTGGAAGTCTTGAAGTATTCGAACCCTGTGCTCCGGGCATTATGGCAAAACCGTTATATCGCGAATGTCCAGATTACGGCTGCTGAGACTGTCGGCGTGGAAGAGCGGGCAGGCTATTATGACAAGGCAGGTGCGCTGCGCGACATGTTCCAGAATCATATGCTGCAGCTCCTGATGATGATGGCCATGCAGCTTCCTAAAGGCAGCACCCCTGAGGATGTCCGCAGCAAGAAGCGGCATGTGATCCAGTCCTTACGTCCGCTGCTGAAGGAAGAGGTCGCTCAGCATGTGGTGCGCGGACAATACGGCGCTGGGGAGATTAAAGGCAAAGAGGTCCCTGCCTATACTGCCGAACCGGGTATTGATGCATCCTCGCAGAATGAGACTTACATCGCCGCCCGCCTGTGGATTGATGATCCGATGTGGAATGAAGTGCCTTTTTATATCCGCACCGGCAAACGCATGAAAGAGAAATCGACCCGGATCGTTATAGAATTCAAGGAACCGTTTAATGATTTCCATAACAAAAACAGAGGGGAGGTCCCGATGGACCCGAACCTGCTGGTAATCGAAATCGGGCCCGGCGAAGGCATTTCACTGCAGCTGAATACCAAAAACCCGCGCCAGCACGGCCAGCTTGAGCCGGTCAGCATCAAACATGACTCGGCCAATCCGGACCTGCCGGAAGCCTATGAGAATCTGATTTATGATGCGCTGCTTGGGGATGCCACTTTCTTCGCCCATTGGGATGAAGTGGAGCTGTCCTGGCAATGGGTTCAGCCGATTATCGAGGCAACGGAAGAGGGAACGCTGCCGCTTCATACTTATGCTTCGGGTTCTTACGGACCGGACGCGGCGGATGAGCTGCTTGGAGAGGACCACTGGTGGCTCGATGAGGTAACGCCTGCGGAGCTGCCCAAGCAGAATCGTTTACGCGGATTTGAAGCTGATGTTATCCGGCCCGGAGCGTAA
- a CDS encoding LamG-like jellyroll fold domain-containing protein gives MNKTTGKLTASLLALLLLVPSPMMAASGTANESGKTGQLTQTTVSDYKGHWAEADFQSWVENGLITGYGNGLYKPDQNITRAEWVSLVNRVFNLQTLSGSSFSDVAEGSTYYSEIMKAVSAGYVSGYSDGTFRPAQTVSRQEAAVMLYRLFRLDASSTAAAPKDAADLPEWSREAVLSLLGDGFLSGYGDGSFKGLRSVTRAEALRMISKLSGQIILKSGSYNGLNARNVVIGAAGVELKNTSIAGNLYLTEGIAEGDITLDNVKVAGKIVVAGGGENSVVLNNSTAAVLVADKKNGKLRIAAKGSSAVTDVKVQSGVKLEEDAAATGAGFSKVTVEQTLPTAAVIQLSGSFDSVIMNALGEPTLYLSKGKIAEMTLNRKAGLRLEAGTEIINLIPNVSEAINVQGSGKVTYDQKYSSLIKLDTPAPTATATAAVISGATAVPTDAPTATAAPSATATPTATAAPSATAAPSPTVSPSPLPSPEATAPAFSNVSVHDPSVVKDGDTYYVFGSHIAAAKTKDLMNWSTFTNGYTTPDNALFGDLSANLAESFAWAGENDSDSKGGFSVWAPDVFWNADYVNGDGSKGAYMMYYCTSSTYIRSAIGYAVSQTIEGPYVYGGTVLYSGFTAGEAYDANSKVNKKWTNTNIQALIDNGTLDGMNPAWFNTNGTYNNKMYTNAIDPTLFYDEDGKLWMTYGSWSGGIFVLEVDPATGEPKYPGKDGTTADGRIIDRYFGTKISGGNFKSGEGPYVVYDKNTDYYYLYVTYGGLASDGGYNMRLFRSVNPDGPYKDATGQDAVLATDEDHSAIGNKLLGNFLFSNLNGVADFPTYGYVSSGHNSVYYDEEEGKFFNFFHTRFPLRGETHEVRVHQMFMNEDAWPVVAPHRYSGETLSKVKRADVVGAYQFVNHGEDTSAKIKSTVDVELLEDGTLGGAVSGTWELTGDYYAHLLIDETDNGSTVQRLYKGVFVKQWDSTRKDNVMVFTAMSDQGVAVWGSAIELLSDEELVVNVANSLTLGDTSKVYRELKLPVSGVHGAVITWASSNEAVVAADGKVTRPAAGSGNASVQLTATIKLGKATETKTFTVVVVQLSGTQLEDGLVAAYDFEGNLAESGDRLAAGAVTGKLINTTDGKVSYVDGEVGQAVKLDGSSGVRLPDGLISSNAYTISLWLNPEQLTAYTPAFFGAQSSTQWISLLPYGNGAATTRMWFGSDTWLDADTGLQIEAGKWSHITFTYDAGAVKLYVNGVLKYSGTSYTDVFKGTDSVFALGVNYWDIPYKGLIDQFRVYEKALTPEAVGWLVNGEPDANVKVSSISFADTEKSIATGNTFTPQPVILPGNAGKQALAWTSSAPEIAEVDSVTGVVTAKAVGEAVITAASTDGSSVTAGYTVKVTDGLVAVFSFDGDLKDSLQLAGEGRVTGSLIDSTTVGSITYGTGVSGQAALLDGLSGIRLPDGLINSNSYSVSVWLNPEQLTNFTTAFFGASSNSSWISLVPQLADKETVLWANAAYQAKAGFKIAENQWTHVVFTVHDGTVKLYINGEEKFSGIDFPNIFKNNNGIFTLGVNYWDTPYKGLIDELKIYNNVLTKEKVLAEYQLYVE, from the coding sequence GACTGCTGCCGCACCTAAAGATGCTGCGGATCTTCCGGAGTGGAGCAGGGAGGCCGTGCTTTCCTTGCTGGGCGACGGCTTCCTTAGCGGTTATGGGGATGGCAGCTTCAAAGGCTTACGTTCGGTAACCAGAGCAGAAGCGCTGCGCATGATCAGCAAGCTGTCCGGACAAATCATTCTAAAAAGCGGCAGCTATAACGGTCTAAATGCCCGGAACGTGGTGATCGGTGCTGCCGGAGTAGAGCTCAAGAACACCAGTATCGCGGGCAATCTGTATCTCACTGAGGGCATTGCTGAAGGTGATATTACACTCGATAATGTTAAGGTTGCGGGCAAAATCGTGGTGGCCGGCGGCGGGGAAAACAGCGTCGTCCTGAACAATTCAACGGCTGCTGTCTTAGTGGCAGACAAAAAGAACGGAAAGCTGCGTATTGCGGCTAAAGGCAGCAGTGCTGTGACAGATGTAAAGGTTCAGTCGGGTGTCAAACTTGAAGAAGATGCTGCGGCAACCGGAGCAGGCTTCAGTAAAGTGACTGTGGAACAGACACTGCCTACGGCTGCAGTCATTCAACTGAGCGGCAGTTTCGACTCGGTAATCATGAACGCACTCGGCGAGCCGACCTTGTACTTAAGCAAAGGCAAAATTGCTGAAATGACCCTGAACCGCAAGGCAGGCCTCCGCTTGGAAGCCGGAACAGAAATCATCAATCTGATTCCAAATGTGAGCGAAGCTATCAATGTTCAAGGCAGCGGAAAGGTGACGTACGACCAGAAGTACAGCTCCCTGATCAAGCTGGATACACCGGCGCCAACGGCAACAGCCACGGCTGCAGTAATCAGCGGCGCCACTGCGGTACCGACTGATGCACCGACTGCAACAGCCGCTCCAAGTGCGACAGCGACACCGACTGCAACAGCCGCTCCAAGTGCGACAGCAGCACCGTCTCCAACGGTTTCTCCGTCTCCGCTCCCTTCACCGGAGGCGACTGCGCCGGCGTTCAGCAACGTATCCGTGCATGACCCATCGGTCGTAAAGGACGGGGATACCTATTATGTCTTTGGTTCGCATATTGCAGCAGCCAAAACTAAGGATCTGATGAACTGGAGCACCTTCACTAACGGCTACACTACACCCGATAACGCGCTCTTCGGTGATCTGTCCGCGAATCTGGCGGAATCCTTCGCCTGGGCCGGGGAGAATGATTCGGACAGCAAAGGCGGCTTCTCCGTCTGGGCACCCGATGTGTTCTGGAATGCGGATTATGTGAACGGGGATGGAAGCAAAGGCGCTTATATGATGTATTATTGCACCTCTTCCACCTATATCCGCTCTGCTATCGGCTATGCCGTTTCGCAGACTATTGAAGGCCCATACGTCTACGGCGGAACTGTGCTGTATTCCGGATTCACCGCAGGCGAAGCCTATGATGCCAACAGTAAGGTCAACAAGAAGTGGACCAATACTAACATTCAGGCGCTGATTGACAACGGGACACTGGATGGCATGAATCCGGCCTGGTTCAATACGAACGGAACGTACAACAATAAAATGTACACCAACGCGATTGATCCGACCCTGTTCTATGACGAGGACGGCAAGCTGTGGATGACCTATGGATCATGGTCAGGCGGGATTTTTGTGCTGGAAGTAGATCCGGCTACCGGCGAGCCGAAGTATCCGGGAAAAGACGGCACGACGGCAGACGGCAGAATCATTGACCGTTATTTTGGAACGAAAATTTCCGGCGGTAATTTCAAATCGGGCGAAGGCCCATATGTAGTCTATGATAAGAATACGGACTATTACTATCTGTATGTGACTTACGGCGGACTTGCATCTGACGGCGGTTACAATATGCGCCTGTTCCGTTCCGTGAATCCGGACGGTCCATATAAGGATGCTACAGGCCAAGATGCTGTACTGGCGACCGATGAAGATCATTCGGCCATTGGTAATAAACTGCTGGGGAACTTCCTGTTCAGCAATCTGAACGGAGTGGCTGATTTCCCTACGTACGGCTATGTATCCTCAGGCCATAATTCAGTATATTATGACGAGGAAGAGGGTAAGTTCTTCAATTTCTTCCATACGAGATTCCCGCTGCGCGGCGAAACTCATGAGGTGCGGGTGCACCAGATGTTCATGAATGAAGATGCCTGGCCGGTTGTCGCACCACACCGCTATTCCGGCGAGACGCTGTCCAAGGTTAAGCGGGCCGATGTGGTCGGTGCGTATCAGTTTGTCAATCACGGCGAGGACACCTCGGCTAAGATTAAATCCACAGTTGACGTTGAGCTGCTTGAAGACGGTACCCTTGGCGGAGCGGTTAGCGGAACTTGGGAACTTACAGGTGATTATTATGCCCATCTGCTGATCGACGAAACGGACAATGGCAGCACTGTACAGAGACTTTACAAAGGCGTATTTGTGAAGCAATGGGATTCAACCCGGAAAGACAATGTTATGGTCTTTACAGCAATGTCCGACCAGGGCGTAGCGGTCTGGGGCAGTGCCATAGAGCTGCTGAGCGATGAAGAACTGGTCGTAAATGTGGCTAATAGCCTTACTCTGGGCGATACAAGTAAGGTCTACCGGGAACTGAAACTGCCGGTTTCCGGTGTACATGGAGCGGTTATCACTTGGGCCTCTTCCAATGAAGCTGTAGTTGCAGCAGACGGTAAAGTAACACGCCCGGCAGCGGGCAGCGGAAATGCATCGGTGCAGCTTACAGCCACTATCAAACTTGGCAAAGCGACGGAAACCAAGACCTTTACAGTAGTTGTAGTGCAGCTCAGCGGCACTCAGCTCGAAGACGGCCTGGTTGCAGCATATGATTTTGAAGGTAATCTGGCAGAGAGCGGTGACCGCCTGGCTGCAGGCGCAGTCACAGGCAAGCTGATTAACACTACAGATGGAAAAGTAAGCTATGTGGATGGGGAAGTCGGCCAGGCCGTTAAGCTGGATGGCAGCTCCGGCGTCCGCCTGCCGGACGGACTGATCAGCAGCAACGCGTATACAATCAGCCTGTGGCTGAATCCGGAGCAGCTGACAGCCTATACACCGGCGTTTTTCGGTGCCCAATCTTCAACGCAATGGATAAGTCTTCTGCCTTACGGCAATGGTGCAGCCACCACGCGGATGTGGTTCGGCAGTGATACCTGGCTGGACGCGGATACCGGTCTGCAGATTGAAGCCGGCAAGTGGTCGCATATCACGTTCACGTATGATGCCGGAGCAGTCAAGCTGTATGTGAACGGAGTACTGAAATATTCGGGCACATCCTATACAGATGTCTTCAAAGGAACGGATAGTGTGTTTGCACTTGGCGTCAATTATTGGGATATCCCTTATAAAGGTCTGATCGATCAGTTCCGGGTTTATGAGAAAGCGCTGACTCCGGAAGCCGTCGGCTGGCTCGTGAACGGTGAACCTGATGCGAATGTCAAGGTGAGTTCCATTTCATTTGCCGATACTGAGAAAAGTATAGCCACAGGCAATACCTTTACACCGCAGCCTGTGATCCTTCCGGGGAATGCCGGAAAACAGGCTCTGGCATGGACCTCAAGCGCACCGGAAATTGCAGAGGTGGATTCAGTAACAGGTGTGGTGACCGCGAAGGCAGTCGGTGAAGCGGTAATTACCGCAGCTTCCACAGATGGCAGCAGTGTAACTGCCGGCTATACAGTAAAGGTAACGGACGGGCTTGTCGCCGTATTCTCTTTTGACGGGGACTTGAAGGATTCCCTTCAGCTCGCCGGTGAAGGCAGAGTAACAGGTTCGCTAATCGACAGTACAACTGTTGGAAGTATCACCTACGGAACTGGAGTTTCGGGTCAAGCCGCATTATTGGACGGCTTGTCCGGTATCCGCCTGCCTGACGGCTTGATCAACAGCAATAGCTACTCCGTCTCCGTGTGGCTGAATCCTGAGCAGCTGACGAACTTTACGACAGCCTTCTTTGGGGCTAGCTCAAACAGCAGCTGGATCAGCCTTGTACCGCAGCTCGCTGATAAAGAAACGGTGTTATGGGCGAATGCGGCCTATCAAGCAAAAGCCGGATTCAAAATCGCTGAAAATCAATGGACGCATGTTGTTTTTACAGTCCATGACGGAACGGTTAAGCTGTATATCAACGGCGAAGAGAAGTTTTCAGGCATCGACTTCCCAAATATTTTCAAGAATAATAATGGGATCTTCACGTTGGGTGTGAATTACTGGGATACTCCTTATAAGGGTTTAATCGACGAGTTGAAGATTTACAACAATGTACTAACGAAGGAAAAAGTGCTGGCGGAATATCAACTATACGTTGAGTAA
- a CDS encoding response regulator transcription factor: protein MPTILVADDDANIRELVCLFLRNDGFTTAEAADGKEALGIYLSQPVDLVVLDIMMPVMDGWTLCRELRRASPDLPLLMLTARGETWEKVKGFELGTDDYLTKPFDPLELTVRVRALLKRYKIGTTQTIRLGSVTLDRQTYKVMLGSEALTLPLKEFELLYKLAGTPGQVYTRGQLIEQIWGLDYPGDDRTIDVHIKRLRERFAHITDFQIGTVRGLGYRLEVTE from the coding sequence ATGCCTACTATACTGGTTGCGGACGACGATGCGAACATTCGCGAACTCGTTTGTTTATTTCTGCGGAACGACGGATTTACCACAGCCGAGGCTGCGGACGGCAAGGAGGCACTGGGTATCTATCTTTCGCAGCCTGTTGATCTGGTTGTACTTGATATTATGATGCCGGTGATGGACGGCTGGACCTTATGCAGGGAACTCCGGAGAGCCAGCCCTGATCTGCCGTTGCTGATGCTGACTGCGAGGGGCGAAACCTGGGAGAAGGTCAAAGGGTTTGAACTCGGCACAGATGATTATTTGACGAAGCCTTTTGATCCGCTGGAGTTAACGGTCCGGGTCAGAGCCTTATTGAAACGCTATAAAATCGGCACCACACAGACGATCCGGCTTGGCAGCGTCACGCTTGACCGGCAGACCTATAAGGTCATGTTAGGTTCTGAGGCGCTCACGCTTCCGCTGAAGGAATTCGAACTTCTGTATAAGCTTGCCGGAACTCCCGGACAGGTCTACACACGCGGGCAGTTGATCGAACAGATCTGGGGGCTGGACTACCCGGGGGATGACCGGACGATAGACGTACATATTAAACGCCTGCGTGAACGGTTCGCGCATATAACGGATTTCCAGATCGGGACCGTACGCGGACTTGGCTACCGCTTAGAGGTTACCGAATGA
- a CDS encoding winged helix-turn-helix transcriptional regulator codes for MNQEIRPLLAKVEHAYHIVGKKWVNLIIHVLMKGPLRFSELHTIIPDLSKRMLNERLKELEGCGLLSRTVIPDRPVRTEYSLTQKGQELGAALCHVEDWAVKWL; via the coding sequence GTGAACCAGGAGATTAGGCCGTTACTGGCCAAAGTGGAGCATGCCTATCATATTGTCGGAAAAAAATGGGTGAATCTGATCATCCATGTGCTGATGAAAGGGCCACTGCGGTTCAGTGAGCTGCATACCATCATCCCGGATTTAAGCAAACGCATGCTGAATGAACGCCTGAAGGAGCTTGAAGGCTGTGGTCTGCTCAGCCGAACAGTAATTCCGGACAGGCCCGTCCGCACAGAATATTCGCTAACACAAAAAGGGCAGGAGCTTGGAGCTGCGCTCTGCCATGTTGAGGATTGGGCGGTAAAGTGGCTGTGA
- the gnd gene encoding phosphogluconate dehydrogenase (NAD(+)-dependent, decarboxylating), which translates to MKVGLIGLGKMGFNLGQNLLDHGHEVVAYDVNAAAVEEIGAKGAAGAANLAELVSKLDTPRITWIMVPHQFVDSVITELTPLLSKGDIIIEAGNSHYKESIRRHDELEKSGIYFLDAGTSGGMEGARGGACYMIGGDEEAWTIAEPLFRDTSVDNGYLYAGKSGSGHFLKMVHNGIEYGMMAAIGEGFEVLEKSGFDFNFEQVARVWNNGSVIRSWLMELMERAFSKDAKLDEIKGIMHSSGEGRWTLETAFDLQAATPVIAMALLMRYRSLETDTFTGKVVAALRNEFGGHAVETK; encoded by the coding sequence ATGAAAGTCGGATTGATCGGATTAGGAAAAATGGGCTTCAATCTGGGCCAGAACCTGCTGGATCATGGACATGAGGTTGTGGCGTATGACGTGAATGCTGCTGCCGTTGAAGAGATTGGAGCGAAGGGGGCTGCAGGGGCGGCTAATCTGGCTGAACTCGTAAGCAAGCTGGATACTCCGCGGATTACCTGGATTATGGTGCCGCATCAGTTTGTTGATTCAGTAATTACTGAGCTGACCCCGCTGCTGTCCAAAGGTGACATTATCATCGAGGCCGGGAACTCGCACTACAAGGAATCCATCCGCCGCCATGATGAACTTGAAAAATCAGGGATATACTTCCTGGACGCGGGCACCTCTGGCGGGATGGAAGGGGCACGGGGCGGCGCCTGCTACATGATCGGCGGAGACGAGGAAGCCTGGACGATTGCCGAGCCGCTGTTCCGTGATACCTCTGTGGACAACGGCTACCTGTATGCCGGCAAGTCCGGCAGCGGCCATTTCCTGAAGATGGTGCATAACGGGATTGAATACGGCATGATGGCCGCGATTGGGGAAGGCTTTGAGGTACTGGAGAAAAGCGGCTTTGACTTCAACTTCGAGCAGGTAGCCCGTGTGTGGAACAACGGGTCCGTTATCCGCTCGTGGCTGATGGAGCTAATGGAACGCGCCTTCTCGAAGGATGCCAAGCTGGACGAGATCAAAGGAATTATGCACTCCTCCGGAGAGGGCAGATGGACACTGGAAACTGCGTTTGATCTGCAGGCGGCTACACCGGTTATCGCAATGGCGCTGCTGATGCGCTATCGTTCGCTGGAGACCGACACTTTCACCGGCAAAGTGGTTGCCGCGCTGCGCAACGAGTTCGGCGGACATGCCGTGGAGACTAAATAA